From Antennarius striatus isolate MH-2024 chromosome 14, ASM4005453v1, whole genome shotgun sequence, the proteins below share one genomic window:
- the LOC137607172 gene encoding ictacalcin-like translates to MSDILRAITLLVDVFRKYAGREGDPDSLTKPELRELLDRELRGFLTGEDDQKKLDELFKDLDENKDNTVSFQEFGTLVLTLATICEKYGDKKARK, encoded by the exons ATGTCTGACATCCTCAGAGCCATCACTCTCCTTGTCGATGTCTTCCGTAAATATGCCGGTCGGGAAGGGGACCCTGACTCCCTGACCAAACCAGAGCTGAGAGAGCTTCTGGACAGGGAACTGAGAGGGTTCCTGACG GGAGAAGATGATCAGAAAAAACTGGATGAACTCTTTAAAGATTTGGACGAAAACAAGGACAACACAGTGAGCTTCCAAGAGTTTGGCACTTTAGTCTTGACCCTCGCCACGATTTGCGAAAAGTACGGTGACAAAAAGGCCAGAAAGTGA
- the LOC137607333 gene encoding protein S100-A1-like, with protein MPSELEIAMESLILVFHRYASRDGKESTLSKRDLKDLMENELSNFLKCQKDPEAVDKIMKDLDVNSDGHVDFEEFVSLVVGLSIACEQCYKVYMSKECKK; from the exons ATGCCTTCAGAGCTGGAGATTGCCATGGAGTCACTCATCCTGGTGTTCCATCGTTATGCCTCTAGAGACGGCAAGGAGAGCACCCTCAGCAAACGCGATCTCAAAGACCTGATGGAGAACGAGCTATCAAACTTCCTGAAG TGTCAGAAAGACCCGGAAGCTGTAGACAAAATCATGAAGGACCTGGATGTCAACAGCGACGGCCATGTGGACTTTGAGGAGTTTGTCTCTCTGGTTGTTGGACTTTCCATTGCCTGTGAGCAATGCTATAAAGTTTATATGTCGAAAGAGTGTAAGAAGTAA
- the trim46b gene encoding tripartite motif-containing 46b isoform X1 produces the protein MMPELLRAADMDPKSATTAMDALVRISSNMKSLECELHCPVCKDIVKQPVVLPCQHSICLMCASEVLVASGYPPPELPPEPNSPASTPNMRSPRQARRPTPKAEQRPIDRVLRAGPHPPSPSLPRSPGQGTYPGRRRKDAPPLVMMFPCVPCGRDVELGEKGLTDCLRNLTLERIVERYRHTVSLGSVAVMCQFCKPPQTLEATKGCGDCRSNFCNECFKLYHPWGTPRAQHEHILPKLNFRPKVLTCPEHDQEKLHFYCRSCQRLLCPLCKLRRLHTGHKILPVAHAYQALKEKITKELNYILSNQDTVLTQITQLESSITQTEVNSVSAREQLAQSIRDLTAALAERHASLTQALEAARQKRGEALAAQVAERRSLMEHAGLMAFTQELLKETDQPCFVQAARQTHNRLSKAIENLQHFGLAADPSFRHFQLDVSKELKLLTELNFIQAPLAPVIDTQRTLAYDQLFLCWRLPPDSTPAWHFSVEYRRRGVVPGGASRGGIRGGLAAARWGWQRLDEVGGNSAVIDRLEMDSVYVLRVRGCNKAGYGDYSEEVYLHTPPAPVLNFYLDSRWGLHADRLVVSKEQRCARSVPGLSLLQAADHALTSCHVTSDLLVGDVAITQGRHYWACSVEPGSYLVKVGVGLESKLQEWFHLPQDMASPRYDPDSGHDSGAEDALDAVPPFCFLTMGMGKIYLPQHHHHHHSNHGNGNPITNGPSSSSPSGLTYPLPPRLGVCLDFEKGRVTFYDAHSLRPLWEGHIDCSGPVCPAFCFIGGGGLQLQELVANRNADQTPVRRVTIQTRGSVLNNN, from the exons ATGATGCCGGAGCTTCTCCGAGCGGCAGACATGGATCCAAAATCAGCCACGACGGCGATGGACGCGCTGGTTCggatcagt tcCAACATGAAGAGCCTGGAGTGTGAGCTCCACTGTCCGGTGTGTAAGGACATCGTCAAGCAGCCCGTCGTTCTGCCGTGTCAGCACAGCATCTGCCTCATGTGCGCCTCTGAGGTCCTGGTCGCCAGCGGTTACCCCCCACCGGAGCTGCCCCCGGAGCCCAATTCCCCTGCCTCCACGCCCAACATGCGCTCCCCCCGCCAGGCCCGCAGGCCGACGCCCAAAGCGGAGCAGCGACCCATCGACCGCGTGCTGCGGGCAG GTCCCCACCCGCCTTCGCCGTCCCTGCCCCGCTCGCCTGGACAAGGTACGTATCCGGGGCGACGGCGCAAGGATGCCCCGCCCCTGGTGATGATGTTCCCGTGCGTCCCGTGCGGCAGAGACGTGGAGCTGGGGGAGAAGGGCCTCACCGACTGCCTGCGTAACCTCACCCTAGAACGGATCGTGGAGAG GTACCGACACACAGTGAGTCTGGGCAGCGTGGCGGTGATGTGTCAGTTCTGTAAGCCCCCCCAGACGCTGGAGGCCACCAAAGGCTGCGGCGACTGCAGGTCCAACTTCTGCAACGAATGCTTCAAGCTGTACCACCCCTGGGGGACGCCGCGGGCGCAACACGAGCACATCCTGCCCAAGCTCAACTTCAGGCCCAAG GTCCTCACCTGCCCCGAACACGACCAGGAGAAGCTCCACTTCTACTGCCGGTCCTGCCAGCGGCTGCTCTGCCCGCTCTGTAAACTCCGTCGCCTCCACACCGGACACAAAATCCTCCCGGTGGCTCACGCCTACCAGGCCCTGAAG GAGAAAATAACTAAGGAGTTGAACTACATCCTGTCCAACCAGGACACGGTTCTGACCCAGATCACCCAGCTGGAGAGTTCCATCACGCAGACGGAG GTCAACAGCGTGTCGGCCAGAGAGCAGCTCGCCCAGAGCATCAGGGATCTGACGGCCGCTCTGGCCGAGCGCCACGCCTCGCTCACTCAGGCCCTGGAGGCGGCGCGGCAGAAACGAGGCGAGGCATTGGCCGCTCAGGTGGCGGAGAGGCGGAGCCTGATGGAACACGCGGGGCTGATGGCGTTTACCCAGGAGCTGCTGAAGGAAACCGACCAGCCGTGCTTCGTGCAGGCAGCTCGCCAGACGCACAACAG gtTGAGCAAAGCGATCGAGAACCTCCAGCATTTCGGTCTGGCTGCCGATCCGTCCTTCAGACACTTCCAGCTGGACGTCTCCAAGGAGCTGAAGCTCCTGACGGAGCTGAACTTCATCCAGG CCCCCCTGGCGCCGGTGATCGACACCCAGCGCACCCTGGCCTACGACCAGCTCTTCCTCTGCTGGCGTCTGCCCCCGGACTCCACGCCCGCCTGGCACTTCTCCGTGGAGTACCGGCGGCGGGGCGTGGTGCCGGGCGGGGCCTCCAGAGGCGGGATCAGGGGCGGGCTGGCCGCCGCCCGCTGGGGGTGGCAGCGTCTGGACGAGGTGGGCGGCAACAGCGCCGTGATCGACCGGCTGGAGATGGACAGCGTGTACGTGCTGCGGGTCCGCGGCTGCAACAAGGCCGGCTACGGGGACTACAGCGAGGAGGTGTACCTGCACACCCCGCCCGCACCAG tgctgAACTTCTACCTGGACTCCCGTTGGGGTCTCCACGCTGACCGGCTGGTGGTCAGTAAGGAGCAGCGTTGCGCCCGGAGCGTCCCGGGTCTGTCTCTGCTTCAAGCCGCCGACCACgccctcacttcctgtcacgtgacctctgacctcctggtGGGGGACGTGGCCATCACGCAGGGGCGGCACTACTGGGCGTGCTCCGTAGAGCCCGGGTCCTACCTGGTCAAG gtgggggtggggctggAATCCAAACTGCAGGAGTGGTTCCACCTCCCACAGGACATGGCCAGCCCCCG CTACGACCCCGACAGCGGTCACGATAGTGGCGCCGAAGACGCCCTGGACGCCGTCCCCCCCTTCTGCTTCCTCACCATGGGGATGGGTAAGATCTACCTGCCCcagcatcaccaccaccaccacagtaACCATGGAAACGGCAACCCCATCACCAacggcccctcctcctcctccccgtcGGGCCTCACCTACCCGCTGCCCCCCCGGCTGGGCGTGTGCCTGGACTTCGAGAAAGGTCGCGTGACCTTCTACGACGCCCACTCGCTGCGGCCCCTGTGGGAGGGGCACATAGACTGCTCCGGCCCCGTCTGCCCCGCCTTCTGCTTCATCGGGGGAGGCGGCCTGCAGCTGCAGGAGCTGGTAGCCAATCGGAACGCAGATCAGACTCCTGTGAGGAGAGTGACCATCCAGACGCGCGGATCGGTTTTGAATAACAACTGA
- the trim46b gene encoding tripartite motif-containing 46b isoform X2 — translation MAPRFQVKSNMKSLECELHCPVCKDIVKQPVVLPCQHSICLMCASEVLVASGYPPPELPPEPNSPASTPNMRSPRQARRPTPKAEQRPIDRVLRAGPHPPSPSLPRSPGQGTYPGRRRKDAPPLVMMFPCVPCGRDVELGEKGLTDCLRNLTLERIVERYRHTVSLGSVAVMCQFCKPPQTLEATKGCGDCRSNFCNECFKLYHPWGTPRAQHEHILPKLNFRPKVLTCPEHDQEKLHFYCRSCQRLLCPLCKLRRLHTGHKILPVAHAYQALKEKITKELNYILSNQDTVLTQITQLESSITQTEVNSVSAREQLAQSIRDLTAALAERHASLTQALEAARQKRGEALAAQVAERRSLMEHAGLMAFTQELLKETDQPCFVQAARQTHNRLSKAIENLQHFGLAADPSFRHFQLDVSKELKLLTELNFIQAPLAPVIDTQRTLAYDQLFLCWRLPPDSTPAWHFSVEYRRRGVVPGGASRGGIRGGLAAARWGWQRLDEVGGNSAVIDRLEMDSVYVLRVRGCNKAGYGDYSEEVYLHTPPAPVLNFYLDSRWGLHADRLVVSKEQRCARSVPGLSLLQAADHALTSCHVTSDLLVGDVAITQGRHYWACSVEPGSYLVKVGVGLESKLQEWFHLPQDMASPRYDPDSGHDSGAEDALDAVPPFCFLTMGMGKIYLPQHHHHHHSNHGNGNPITNGPSSSSPSGLTYPLPPRLGVCLDFEKGRVTFYDAHSLRPLWEGHIDCSGPVCPAFCFIGGGGLQLQELVANRNADQTPVRRVTIQTRGSVLNNN, via the exons ATGGCGCCTAGGTTCCAGGTGAAG tcCAACATGAAGAGCCTGGAGTGTGAGCTCCACTGTCCGGTGTGTAAGGACATCGTCAAGCAGCCCGTCGTTCTGCCGTGTCAGCACAGCATCTGCCTCATGTGCGCCTCTGAGGTCCTGGTCGCCAGCGGTTACCCCCCACCGGAGCTGCCCCCGGAGCCCAATTCCCCTGCCTCCACGCCCAACATGCGCTCCCCCCGCCAGGCCCGCAGGCCGACGCCCAAAGCGGAGCAGCGACCCATCGACCGCGTGCTGCGGGCAG GTCCCCACCCGCCTTCGCCGTCCCTGCCCCGCTCGCCTGGACAAGGTACGTATCCGGGGCGACGGCGCAAGGATGCCCCGCCCCTGGTGATGATGTTCCCGTGCGTCCCGTGCGGCAGAGACGTGGAGCTGGGGGAGAAGGGCCTCACCGACTGCCTGCGTAACCTCACCCTAGAACGGATCGTGGAGAG GTACCGACACACAGTGAGTCTGGGCAGCGTGGCGGTGATGTGTCAGTTCTGTAAGCCCCCCCAGACGCTGGAGGCCACCAAAGGCTGCGGCGACTGCAGGTCCAACTTCTGCAACGAATGCTTCAAGCTGTACCACCCCTGGGGGACGCCGCGGGCGCAACACGAGCACATCCTGCCCAAGCTCAACTTCAGGCCCAAG GTCCTCACCTGCCCCGAACACGACCAGGAGAAGCTCCACTTCTACTGCCGGTCCTGCCAGCGGCTGCTCTGCCCGCTCTGTAAACTCCGTCGCCTCCACACCGGACACAAAATCCTCCCGGTGGCTCACGCCTACCAGGCCCTGAAG GAGAAAATAACTAAGGAGTTGAACTACATCCTGTCCAACCAGGACACGGTTCTGACCCAGATCACCCAGCTGGAGAGTTCCATCACGCAGACGGAG GTCAACAGCGTGTCGGCCAGAGAGCAGCTCGCCCAGAGCATCAGGGATCTGACGGCCGCTCTGGCCGAGCGCCACGCCTCGCTCACTCAGGCCCTGGAGGCGGCGCGGCAGAAACGAGGCGAGGCATTGGCCGCTCAGGTGGCGGAGAGGCGGAGCCTGATGGAACACGCGGGGCTGATGGCGTTTACCCAGGAGCTGCTGAAGGAAACCGACCAGCCGTGCTTCGTGCAGGCAGCTCGCCAGACGCACAACAG gtTGAGCAAAGCGATCGAGAACCTCCAGCATTTCGGTCTGGCTGCCGATCCGTCCTTCAGACACTTCCAGCTGGACGTCTCCAAGGAGCTGAAGCTCCTGACGGAGCTGAACTTCATCCAGG CCCCCCTGGCGCCGGTGATCGACACCCAGCGCACCCTGGCCTACGACCAGCTCTTCCTCTGCTGGCGTCTGCCCCCGGACTCCACGCCCGCCTGGCACTTCTCCGTGGAGTACCGGCGGCGGGGCGTGGTGCCGGGCGGGGCCTCCAGAGGCGGGATCAGGGGCGGGCTGGCCGCCGCCCGCTGGGGGTGGCAGCGTCTGGACGAGGTGGGCGGCAACAGCGCCGTGATCGACCGGCTGGAGATGGACAGCGTGTACGTGCTGCGGGTCCGCGGCTGCAACAAGGCCGGCTACGGGGACTACAGCGAGGAGGTGTACCTGCACACCCCGCCCGCACCAG tgctgAACTTCTACCTGGACTCCCGTTGGGGTCTCCACGCTGACCGGCTGGTGGTCAGTAAGGAGCAGCGTTGCGCCCGGAGCGTCCCGGGTCTGTCTCTGCTTCAAGCCGCCGACCACgccctcacttcctgtcacgtgacctctgacctcctggtGGGGGACGTGGCCATCACGCAGGGGCGGCACTACTGGGCGTGCTCCGTAGAGCCCGGGTCCTACCTGGTCAAG gtgggggtggggctggAATCCAAACTGCAGGAGTGGTTCCACCTCCCACAGGACATGGCCAGCCCCCG CTACGACCCCGACAGCGGTCACGATAGTGGCGCCGAAGACGCCCTGGACGCCGTCCCCCCCTTCTGCTTCCTCACCATGGGGATGGGTAAGATCTACCTGCCCcagcatcaccaccaccaccacagtaACCATGGAAACGGCAACCCCATCACCAacggcccctcctcctcctccccgtcGGGCCTCACCTACCCGCTGCCCCCCCGGCTGGGCGTGTGCCTGGACTTCGAGAAAGGTCGCGTGACCTTCTACGACGCCCACTCGCTGCGGCCCCTGTGGGAGGGGCACATAGACTGCTCCGGCCCCGTCTGCCCCGCCTTCTGCTTCATCGGGGGAGGCGGCCTGCAGCTGCAGGAGCTGGTAGCCAATCGGAACGCAGATCAGACTCCTGTGAGGAGAGTGACCATCCAGACGCGCGGATCGGTTTTGAATAACAACTGA
- the dpm3 gene encoding dolichol-phosphate mannosyltransferase subunit 3 has product MTKLLEWLLGVSVLGSLWALVTFDLLDLSLPQTYREVAWPMPLYLLVSFGCYSLATVGYRVATFNDCNEAAEELQQQIKEAKEDLRRRGLKM; this is encoded by the coding sequence ATGACTAAACTCCTGGAGTGGCTCCTCGGCGTGTCGGTCCTGGGTTCCCTGTGGGCTTTGGTCACCTTCGACCTGCTGGACCTCAGCCTCCCGCAGACCTACCGGGAGGTGGCCTGGCCGATGCCCCTGTACCTGCTGGTGTCGTTCGGCTGCTACTCGCTGGCCACCGTGGGCTACCGGGTCGCCACCTTCAACGACTGCAACGAGGCGgcggaggagctgcagcagcagataaAAGAAGCCAAGGAGGACTTGAGGAGAAGAGGGTTAAAGATGTAG